From Acinonyx jubatus isolate Ajub_Pintada_27869175 chromosome E2, VMU_Ajub_asm_v1.0, whole genome shotgun sequence:
CCAAGATGGATGAGGAGGGGGCGCCGCAGGGAAGGCAGAtccatgggggggaggggacacgacccggggaggaagaggagaagacagaaaatacaagCGCAGCAGAGCCTGAGACGCAGACCAAGGAATCGGAGAAGGAAATAGATTAGGatgaacgaaagaaagaaaggtagatgGAGAAATGAGGGTGAGGGCGAGGGGCAGTCACAGAGGCAGACAgggataaaaacagacaaaataaggGAAGGGGCAAGGAGCAAAACTGAGAAAAGTAACTGCGAAGTGGTCCAGAGGAGCGGATAAAACAACGAAATGGGGAGCGCGCggaggaaagaatggaaatgaaTGAGTTAGAAATCGAATACCCAGAAAgtgggacagacagacacagacggggagaggaaaacaaaggagagggaggcagagaaactgCTCAAGTCAGGTGGAAAAAGGATGATCGTGGAGAGGTAAAGAAAAATCAGATCACTTGCGTTGAAGGCCAGGTTTTCGATCCCGGCCATCCTGGGCTCTGCGAGTCGCGGGCAGCTCGGAGACGGGGGGCCCAGGGCCAGGTGGGGGACGCGCGGGGGCGCAGCGGGGTGCCAGGGGCCGCCAGCCGGCCTCGCACCCCTCCTTGGGCTGCCCTGCAGGCTCCGGGGTGCCCAGGCCTGACTTGGGGCCCACTCTGCGCGTCGCGGCCCGCAGCCGCCGCGGCCGGCCGGGCGGCCTCTCCCTCGCCGAGAGCAAAGTTGGCAAAGTTTCTCCCAAAGTTTTCCCGACGCTTCTCGGGACGCAGGGACCGGCTCCGAGGCCCTGGCGGCTGGTGGGGAGCAGCAGCCCGTTCCGGGGCGGCTCTGGAGGCCGCCGGCCCGCGCCTCCTGGGATGCCCGGGGTCCGGATTCTGGCCTGATGCAAATCCCTCCGGGTGAGGACGCCAGGCCACGCACTCCGGGTGTCTGCAGGGCTGCTAATagcggagagagagaatgcgggggaaagagagagagaaacagagagagagagagagagagaagaaaaaaatattctcagctCAATTTAAGTCTCATGGAAAGGGCTTACAACTgtaattaaatcattaaattcttGTCTACGCTTCACAGAGCGGAGAGAAATTAACTTCCCACCAACCTCATTTTCTATTTGAACATGAAATAATGATTTTCTGCCCGTCTAATTACAAAGCCAACATCTGATCAAGCCAGCATCCAGAGGGGATTATCACATGCACGAGTATTAGACCTCATTACCAGCTTGAGTGCAAAATTATTACATCTTGTAATTGGATGGTGAGATTTATATACAGATCGGCCCGGTTTCTGTAAGATTGTAATTACAAGCTTCGTTGGTTAGCTACTTATCAGAACtttgcaggaaaacaaaacaaatgactgaGGAAAACGAGCATTTCATTAACCTGTAACCCGAGCGCGGGGGGAGGGAGCGGTGGGAGCGTGCGCCGCGGCGTCTGCAGGAAGCGGAGGGATCGCCGGCCGCGCTGCAGCCCGGGGATTTCGGTGCTGGGAGAGAAGGACTGAAGATGGGCCTCGGCGGGGAGACCTAGGGCGACAGCGGCGCCCCTCGACGGGGACGCGCGCGCACCGTGGGGCTGGGCGAGGAGGGGGCGGGAAGTGGGCCTGGTGGCTAGGTGCTCGCTTTCAGTGCGCGGCGCTGCCCTTGAGCCTGGCGGGCCGCGCGGCCCCTGGGCATACGTCGGGCCGCGCGGCCCCGGGTGCGAGTCCAGCGAACGCTGCTGCGTGCACCAAACGTGTGCTAGGGACACCCTCTCCGTGCACTGCCACACTCTGGGCCGCGTAGAGAGAGCGCCTACAGCAAGACTCCGAAGCGCTTTGTGCGCCGGGAACGTTGGAAGAAGGCGAAAAGACGGAGAAGCTTTTGTGTGCGGCACGTTTGTGCGCGCGTGCCTTTCCCAAATCAGCTTCCCGTGCACCTGCTTTTCCTCCCTGTGCGAGTGTATCACTTTGACCTCATCCCTTGGATTAAAAACCTCTGGA
This genomic window contains:
- the LOC113595240 gene encoding collagen alpha-1(I) chain-like, with product MVARGARTKRGPGPLGRPAQRRPRAPARIGGWAGLGPRCLPRCAALRVRLLICSAAAAAAAAAARSQTPGTVRGVGKKLEEFARGEGPRRHRPPNPYAYSRRRPGPGRKRPLRYPSVQQRSAPPWPRRSALHVGTQRRRRPSPDVALAPQLAGANGTRLRTELWGSRTAEPFPEVFNPRDEVKVIHSHREEKQVHGKLIWERHARTNVPHTKASPSFRLLPTFPAHKALRSLAVGALSTRPRVWQCTERVSLAHVWCTQQRSLDSHPGPRGPTYAQGPRGPPGSRAAPRTESEHLATRPTSRPLLAQPHGARASPSRGAAVALGLPAEAHLQSFSPSTEIPGLQRGRRSLRFLQTPRRTLPPLPPPALGLQQPCRHPECVAWRPHPEGFASGQNPDPGHPRRRGPAASRAAPERAAAPHQPPGPRSRSLRPEKRRENFGRNFANFALGEGEAARPAAAAAGRDAQSGPQVRPGHPGACRAAQGGVRGRLAAPGTPLRPRASPTWPWAPRLRAARDSQSPGWPGSKTWPSTQVI